The DNA segment ctgatcattGAGCTGTAAGCATAGAACTCCTTTGAAGTGACTTCTTTGTTTTCTACTCCTGTTTAAAGTTGCAtgtgtttcacattaaaatgacaTCCGTCCTCTCTGTGCAGAAATTTAATGGATATTGGTGGGCATCATATGAAGGGAGTGTCCCTAAAATGCGTTGTAGTCCTCTTCTACGTTGTGCAGTTATGTCATGGCATGTGTTTTCACTACGATGGCGACTTCGTCTGAGTTGCATTAAATAGGCTTTCGTGTTCTCCACGTGGAGTTGCGTCGGATCGAACTATAACTTTACAGTCACCAGAAACCATTCGGTGTAGTGCTGTCTTGAATATGTGAATCAGCTGATAGTATTCGCATAAGTTCCTCTGTACATCTCGGACTGCTTCTCGGCTCAATCTATTGAATTTTGCGCATAATTGATAAATTTGTCTCTTCATTTCCGATTAAATATACGTGCAGAAATTTATGGTTAGTGGTAGTAATGATCGTACGTTTTAATAGATTTGTTGGCATGAAGAAAAATCGATTTATCTCCTTTAGTGTTGATCGGAGTGGCAACGAAACAAGTCATCTGGAAGCAGAcgttgtacgcttttatattttgaagaaagtgtttttatTCAGGAGTTTCCCCGgttgtaatgtaaaaattcctgcggaggTACTTCCAATGGTGGTAATTGAATCCATTCATGCAGTAGAATCGTGGAGTTTCTCTACTGAACTTTTGCGTTgtagatgttatccatttttcagTTTACGGCGTGTTTGTGTTGgttatattctttcgtcgggtcttagccgaaccgccccgcgaggggtctcctgaccaccaatgccatacgctcataatcattattattattattatttctttcctcagacgttatgtctggtcaaaaatggaaagtgacgcggaccttgatcaagcgtgacttccttttaactgtacggtatatgttatattgcatttaggaactttcgggtaattgaacatgtatcaataattacggatttctgtagttgtacatataagtttggatgtagctgtattgcattgatgtactggtggatattgtgtggtatgactcatgtagttgacagtataattggaataatgtcaactttatcctgatgccagatgtccttgacttcctcagacagttggatgtatttttcaatttttttctactgttttttttgtatatttgttgtattgggtatggatatttcggttagttgtgttaatttcttctttttattggtgagtatgatgtcaggtttgttatgtgtttttatttattataatggttctgttccagtataatttgcattcatcattctccagtacattttgtggtgcatacttgtatgtgggaacgtgttgttttagaagtttatgttgtaaggcaagctgttgatgtattgtttttgctacattgtcatgtcttctggggtattctgtatttgctagttttgtacatccgcttgtgatgtgatctattgtttctatttgttgtttgcaaagtctgtatttatctgttgtggtattgggatctttaataatatgcttgctgtaatatctggtgtttattgtttgatgctgtattgcaatcatgaatccttccgtctcactgtatatattgcattttcttagccatgtgttggatgcgtcttgatcgatgtgtggctgttagatgatacgggtgcttgccatgtagtgttttctttttccaatttactttcttcgtatctgttgatgttacgtgatctaaagggttatagaagtggctatgaaattgcagtggtgtagccgatgtacttataggagtgattgctttgtgtattttgctagtttctgctcgttctataaagaattttcttaaattgtctacctgtccataatgtaggttttttatatcgataaatccccttcctccttcctttctgcttaatgtgaatctttctgttgctgaatgtatgtgatgtattctatatttgtggcattgtgatcgtgtaagtgtattgagtgcttctaagtctgtgttactccatttcactactccaaatgagtaggtcaatattggtatagcataagtatttacagtttgtcttgtttcttgctgtcaattctgttttcagtatttttgttagtctttgtctatatttttcttttagttcttctttaatatttgtattatctattcctattttttgtctgtaccctagatatttataggcatctgttttttccgtcGCTTCTATGTGATCGCTGTGGTTATCCagcatgtaatcttcttgtttagtgtgttttcccttgactatgctatttttcttacatttgtctgttccaaaagccatatttatatcattgctgaatacttctgttatctttagtaattggttgagttgttgatttgttgctgccagtacagcaaatgtgtgattttgtgtgggtatgttccattaatattgtatccataatttgtattatttagcatgttggatagtgggttcagagcaaggcagaaccagaaaggacttaatgagtctccttggtatactccacacttaatctgtattggttgtgatgtgatattatttgaatttgtttggatattaagtgtggttttccaatttttcattactatgtttaggaactatatcaatttaggatctacttcatATATTTCCGACatgtgtagtaaccatgagtggggtacactatcaaaagctttttggtaatcaatgtatgcatagagTAGCGACCTttatttagttttagcttgatatgtcacctctgcatttattatcagttgctctttacatcctcgtgctcctttgcagcagcctttttgttcttcatttataattttgttctgcgttgtatgtgtcattaatttctgtgtaatgactgaagttaatattttgtatattgttggtaggcatgttatggggcgatatttagctgggtttgctgtgtctgtttgatctttaggtttcagataagttattccttgtgtaagtgtatcagggactgtgtatgggtctgcaatgtaattgttaaataatttagttagatgtgaatgtgttgaggtgaacttctttagccagaaatctGCTATTTTACCTTTTCCAAGGGCTTTCcagttgtgcatagaattaattgctcaggtgacttcatgttgcaaaattatcacttcaggcatttgtggtatcatcttgtttgtgtctgtttctgcttgtatccaccgtgcatgtctgatATGTTGTAGCGGGTTTGACCATATTTTGTTCCAGAAGTGTTctgtgtctgttatgtttggtagattgtctattttaatttgtgtgttatctattgtctggtaaaatttcttttggtttgtgttgaatagttttgtttccttctattttccctttttttgtatcttctaagctgtttggccaatgcttgtaatttctgcttcttttcatctaattgctctatcgcttcttgttgtgagattttacctaaccttttccgtttttttctgacatttcatttcttataaattgtgttacctgtcagatgtcttttctcagtttttctattctgatctgtagcctgtgatgccatgctggttttgtgggtttcttctgtgtgttggttggttctgatctctgcctagtttgtatatttagtgtagtgagtgctgctatataaaccagtagttgtaactctttcatagttgttttcatttattttgttgtgtattattgtgttgatagtttttattgttgtttcgacttgtgggttatttggcggtctatgcaagaatggtctaatgtctgtatttgtgtgtttgtattctatatatgtcagctgaaatttttcttctatatctgacatgtgtcactttgtgttctatttgtgcttgttctggtggctgtcttaagatttcgttttcctctgattgtttaattgatgcgtgttgttctttgtttgttctgggatgtttgagtccattactgtattttcttcttcttctgattgcacattattttgttccagtatttgttgtacttgtttgatgttttctaattctgactggggtatcctgttatttttgattattacacggatctgatcagctagtcgttgttctgttgaaaattttaattctgagtatctggtaataaatgttgtgtatacttgtgatgtgtatccagttgtgttggttcgtaggtttgttgtttggtaataacagaacatgaggtgtggattaacttcatctgaccatctcatcctctgtctttgttttccttctagggtggttgcaggaagcatatcctgcaaaaacagctctatttggatttaaatctaTTTCCAGTTGGCTAgcggtgtcgttaccattgtggacgggcgtagggttcaagcgtcgtccccgaccatgacggcgcttgtccgaggcttctttagttcagtcctgaaccaagtaatcacactaaaaggggggttagccctattagtggtttgttcttttcgtcgccttttacgactggcagaacataccagatgcctattcttttcccgggcctccacggggtctattattattatattattattattatcattattatattattgttattagtggaaTGCTTCGTTTGTTGCTATTTAGTTGTCCTCGTCCGCCCTTCTCGTAGGGTGAAATTTACATGGCTGGCTTGAGTTTGCAGTATTAGTCTTCAGTCCATTCATTTTGTttttcggtttctctgcttctcacgatgctcattctcgttcgttgggaacttaaacatGCTTCAcgatcttcgtctgtttcgtttttcgccaatCTTCTTGTTTTCGGCGATCTGATAaagaactggcaagatctcctgttttacgtttaagcattgtctaaaatataaataaaatcaacTTTTTGTTAAAAAGTATACTTCACACGTCttgttttcgatttatattcagtcactgtataaCTTTGACTACTAACACTTCACTGTTTTTCATTCACTCACTGCACCACTTcttcggttcctcccttcgtcactgatgatGAACTGACTTTTGAAACTACAGTGGGTGTTGCTTTACATACACTTGTCAATGGGTACCCCCACcggtggcgaattccagaacacacaaaaaaggcttcgaatggtccacaatgttccagaacattcgacAGATCTCTGAAATATTCCACAGTGATATGGGATATTCCAGGATGTTCGCGAACATTCTGGAATCTCCCCGAATGTTCGAGACTATTCCCGAACATTTCAGAACATCCCAGATAATTGGGGAATGGTCTGGAACACTCTGGAAGGCGAAACTTTCTAGCCCTTACAttttcaaaagcacgcccttcaagTAAAAAATGGGAACCCACTTCATGGAGGAGGGATAGAGTGGCACCTCACAACGGAAGTCCCATGATCATAGTGGAActcgagacctgagtttctcctggcgtatacaactttcaaataacttccgggaattcagccaggtaacactttcagcgaccgccgatatttcggcgggagaacaccccgccattttcaaggcaaactgcaacggacaggcggcgtacatgcaaatttaaaacctcggttctcggacagaagcaggaaagatcacacacacacacacacacacacacacacacacacacacacacacacacacacacacacacacacgctgaacactagtgccaccaaagatgaccaaagtcaaagCTATcgctccctaatgacactgtcccaatagctggacgtgcatgccaatatctcggtgttattatataacatgggatgaccagtatccaagcaatgttcggcaatagcagatctatttggctgctgtaatcgtgtgtgccgtttatgctcagtacatctgtcctccacggtcctgatagtttgaccaatatatgccatgccgcagctacaaggaatacgatatacacccgccttacgcagtccaagatcatccttaacggaactcaaaagtgctctaattttagatggaggtcggaaaacacatttcacatcgtatttccgtaaaatacgaccgatcttattggacgtgtttcctacgtaaggcaaaaagtcagtagacttaggtgttgactcagaattatcatcaatcacccgatgtacagttggtcgatagcgcaacgcacgttcaatctatcactataaccattttgacgaaatgtaacttcaagattggaacgctcagctggcaaagtctcagcgtcagaaacgacatgtgccctgtgtaccaaggtaagaAGTACCCCTTCATGCTGAGCCGAaaggtgacaactattagcttgtaagtacaagtcggtgtgagtacgtttcctgtagactgcatgtcccaatgatccatcatccttcctcctaactaacacgtcgagaaagggaagaggatggcggggtgttctcccgtcgaaatatcggcggtcgctgaaagtgttacctggctgaattcccggaagttatttgaaatactGGAACTCGTTTTAGCGGCATGCACATTGCACACTTGTGTAATATATATTGATTTGATCCATAAGCTTGTTATTGAGCAAGTAATTATAATTCTCTAAAATGGCCATAAGAGTGTCTCAATCATATTATTGCTTAATTGTCTCGTTTAAACACATTTAAATTTAACGTGTTATCACTGTAATAACGTGTGTATTTGACAACCCCGTTATAGACTTTACCAATCGTACTTCCATTTATTGCTTACTGTAAAATTTTATAGCTTTGTCAGTACTTCCAACGAACCCCTGTGGTGGCTATTTTACTGTAGTTTGAGTATCAGCGCTATTGGCAGTGTGACTCTGCTGGCACTGTGGCCTAGTTTGAACTATATTTAAAATATGTGCGACGATACTAAGTTGATTTTTGCGCATATTTTGTAACGATCCATTTTGGACAGGTGATAAAACAGTTGTGCCTCGTCGTAATGCGTGTTTTTGCAATCcatgaaagtaatttttctttGTGGCGTATTTCATTATTTGAAGACATAATCTGTCCAGTAGTCGTATTTCTTTCCCAATGTTTTACTGCAAATCTCGATATGGTCTTTGCCGATCGATACCGGTAGTCTAAAGACGAAActtgtggaaataaaagaaatgtattcaAGACTTCCTGAATCAGTGTTCCAAaccgcgaccatgtcgcagcttgtgaaactagtAAATTTATTTCTGTTCGCAGAAATGGCAGCAAACCTGCCGGACGAAGTTCTGTTGACCATCTTCTCCTTCCTGCCCGTGCCAGACCTGGGCCGGTGTGCCGCCGTGTGCGTGCGTTGGCACGCAATCGTGACGGGCTTCACCAACCTGTGGAGGGGCAAGAAGTACGTCAGCACAGGGCGACCGAGCGAATCAGCCGAATCGCGCGCCATCCTAAGCGCTCTGCCCCCACTGCGGAACGTGTTCGTCGAGGCGGCCCGCGAATTCGCGTTGGATATTTTCTACCCCGACCTGAATGTGTCAGTGGCCGACAAGGCAGCCGTGCGGGACTGTCCCAGGCTGACGTGCGAGTATCTGTCGACCAGACTCGACATCGCGGGGGTCATCCTGTCCTCTCGATCGACAGTCGATTTCTCGACACTCCGGAAGCTGCGGATTATCAGGACACGGACGCCCAAAGCCGGCAATCCGCCTGTCTGTAAAGCAGAGTACGTGATCGGCTCTGCCCTGCCGCTGTGCCGGAATCTGACAGAGCTGTGGTTCGACGCGGACTCACTCTCGGCGCACTGCCTCGACGCGTTGCAGGGGCTCGGCCAGTTGCGGACGCTGGCAATCATGTGCCCCGGCCTGGAGAAGCTGGCGTTCTTGCGGCACTGCCCTGACACGCTGGAGGAGCTGCACCTCTGTAAGTTGTGGCTGGGTGGCctcaaaaaatacactactggccattaacattgctgcaccaagaagaaatgcggatgataaacgggtattcattggacaaatatattatactacaactgacatgtaattacattttcacccaatttgggtgcatagatctgagaaatcactacccagaacaaccacctctggccgtaataacggccttgatacgcctgggcattaacacagcttggatggcgtgtacaggtacagctgcccatgcagcttcaacacgataccacagttcatcaagagtagtgactggcatattgtgacgagccagttgctcgaccaccattgaccagacgtcttcaattggtgacagatttggagaatgtgctggccagggcagcagtcgaacattttctgtgtccacaaaggcccatacaggacctacaacatgcggcagcgcattatcctgctgaaatgtagggttatgcagggatcgaatgaatggtagagccacgggtcgtaacacatctgaaatgtaacgtccactgttcaaagtgccgtcaatgcgaacaggtgacagacacgtgtaaccaatggcacctcataccatcacgccgggtgatacgccagtatggcgatgacgaatacacgcttccaaatgtgcgttcaccgcgatgttgccaaacatggatgtgaccatcatgatgctgtaaacagaacctggattcatccgaaacaatgacgtttcgccgttcgtgcacccaggttcgtcgtagagtacaccatcgcaggtgctcctgtctgtgatgcagcgtcaagggtaaccgcagccacggtctccgagctcatagtccatgctgctgcaaacgtcgtcgaactcttcgtgcagatggttgttgccttgctaacgtccccatctgttgactcagggatcgagacgtggctgcacgatccgttacaaccatgcagataagatacctgtcatctcgactgctagtgatgcgaggccgttgggatccagcacggtgttccgtattacgctcctgaacccaccaattccatattctgttaagtcattggatctcgaccaacgcgagcagcaatgtcgcgatacgacaaaccgcaatcgtgatatgctacaatccgacctttatcaaagtcggaaacgtgatggtacgcatttctcctccttacacaaggcatcacaacaacgtttcaccaggcaacgccgctaactgctgtttgtttatgagaaatcggttggaaactttcctcaggtcagcacgttgtgtcgccgccggcaccaaccttgtgtgaatgctctgaaaagctaatcatttgcgtaacaCAGCATCtcattcctgtctgttaaatttcgcgtctgtagcacgtcatcttcgtggtgtagcaattttaatggccagtagtgtaagagaaGTCTCTTAATGCTGTAGACAAAAATAACCCTTGAAACTTAAACGATACACAATATACACAATGCCCGAGAAATCTGAATACAGAAGAAAGTCAAATTCAGCACAATAGAAAGAATGTGCCGGCATATgtaaatagtgtgtgtgctgcagcAATAATGCagagggtcattcaataagcaACGCAAcaatttttctcagccagttttgatagaaaatatgcaaaattttcTGCGGAACATCGTGGGAGATTCCAGCTCCGCCCCTTGTAACCTTCAAAGCGGCGGCTGATATGGAAGCGCATTCCGAGCAGAGTTGTCACGCAGCTTCTTTTGGTGGAAAAACAGAGCACCTcaaatattcgtaggcgcttgcagagtgcCTACGGCGACCTAGAACCGAAAACAAAGCCACGGTGAGTTGGTTGGGAAAGACATCTGTCATCAACGCAACAGTCACGTGAACTTGTCCTATGGCCCGCATATCGGCCGGCCACACAAAGCTGTGACCTATACACAaatcgggtcagaacactgttgcagaaacaaccaaacacccccctgcgggtccggggattagaataggcccgaggtattcctgcctgtcgtaagaggcgactaaaaggagtccctccccctcaagggggtagttagcgcctgcgtccggagacggacggttccacgacccctatttgcggtcattttgctttttcacttctcgtttcttccttcctttggttggttcctttctttgctctttaccacctcactgtcttccttactctttcccttgccttcttctccttgccttctcattgccttcttctccttgccttctcattgccttcttctccttgccttctcattgccttcttctccttgccttctcattgccttctcattgccttcttctccttgccttctcattgccttcttctccttgccttctcattgccttcttctccttgccttctcattgccttcttctccttgccttctcattgccttcttctcattgccttcttctccttgccttcttctccttgccttcttctccttgccttcttctccttgccttcttctccttgccttcttctccttgccttcttctccttgccttcttctccttgccttcttctccttgccttcttctccttgccttcttctccttgccttcttctccttgccttcttctccttgccttcttctccttgccttcttctccttgccttcttctccttgccttcttctccttgccttcttctccttgccttcttctccttgccttcttctccttgccttcttctccttgccttcttctccttgccttcttctccttgccttcttctccttgccttcttctccttgccttcttctccttgccttcttctccttgccttcttctccttgccttcttctccttgccttcttctccttgccttcttctccttgccttcttctccttgccttcttctccttgccttcttctccttgccttcttctccttgccttcttctccttgccttcttctccttgccttcttctccttgccttcttctccttgccttcttctccttgccttcttctccttgccttcttctccttgccttcttctccttgccttcttctccttgccttcttctccttgccttcttctccttgccttcttctccttgccttcttctccttgccttcttctccttgccttcttctccttgccttcttctccttgccttcttctccttgccttcttctccttgccttcttctccttgccttcttctccttgccttcttctccttgccttcttctccttgccttcttctccttgcctccttctccttgcctccttctccttgcctccttctccttgcctccttctccttgcctccttctccttgcctccttctccttgcctccttctccttgcctccttctccttgcctccttctccttgcctccttctccttgcctccttctccttgcctccttctccttgcctccttctccttgcctccttctccttgcctccttctccttgcctccttctccttgcctccttctccttgcctccttctccttgcctccttctccttgcctccttctccttgcctccttctccttgcctccttctccttgcctccttctccttgcctccttctccttgcctccttct comes from the Schistocerca piceifrons isolate TAMUIC-IGC-003096 chromosome 9, iqSchPice1.1, whole genome shotgun sequence genome and includes:
- the LOC124716867 gene encoding spore wall protein 2-like, whose amino-acid sequence is MRRQGEGGKEKEARRRRQGEGGKEKEARRRRQGEGGKEKEARRRRQGEGGKEKEARRRRQGEEGKEKKARRRRQGEEGKEKKARRRRQGEEGKEKKARRRRQGEEGKEKKARRRRQGEEGKEKKARRRRQGEEGKEKKARRRRQGEEGKEKKARRRRQGEEGKEKKARRRRQGEEGKEKKARRRRQGEEGKEKKARRRRQGEEGKEKKARRRRQGEEGKEKKARRRRQGEEGKEKKARRRRQGEEGKEKKARRRRQGEEGKEKKARRRRQGEEGKEKKARRRRQGEEGKEKKARRRRQGEEGKEKKARRRRQGEEGKEKKARRRRQGEEGNEKKAMRRQGEEGNEKARRRRQ